The Mercurialis annua linkage group LG2, ddMerAnnu1.2, whole genome shotgun sequence genome contains a region encoding:
- the LOC126669128 gene encoding DNA-binding protein RHL1 isoform X1 produces the protein MVRPSSKNTNKITEEPPAAIERKRLKKLAFSNNLLSSTPPPLHTYSPLPPTKALLKHHGADILRKSQRKNRFLFSFPGLIAPIASGGKIGELKDLGTKNPILYLHFPLGQLKLFGTITYPKNRYLSLQFSRGGKNVVCEDYFDNMIVFSEAWWIGTQEENPEEVRLDFPKQFLEVQGQQDVYDFKGGAGASAVVSATVNKQVVHRSGKKYVEEESPETELEDNSSDDKNDPKETKPVRHSERTSTKTFKFADVSSGEDSVDGDTDDITMEGEEEKKVKTITSSTIVLDFDDENSTEENHESAKVDIKSEKLNEPVVSAKTSKGDSNSNHGSLVQATISTLFKKVNDKKKGEEKNEPNNSRKSLSSKVSGQKLQPGRKKDQVREPLKRGKLAEGRKTGTGTKEKKKKYEVDEDDIEEFSSSTQGTEESDEDWEA, from the exons ATGGTGAGACCGTCTTCTAAAAACACCAACAAAATTACAGAAGAACCACCGGCGGCCATCGAGAGAAAAAGATTGAAGAAACTGGCCTTCTCCAACAATTTACTATCCTCCACTCCTCCGCCACTTCATACCTATTCGCCGCTGCCACCCACCAAGGCTCTCTTGAAGCATCACGGCGCTGATATTCTGCGCAAATCCCAGAGAAAGAATCGCTTCCTCTTCTCATTTCCCGGTCTGATTGCTCCCATTGCTTCCGGTGGCAAGATTGGCGAACTCAAAGATTTAGGCACCAAAAACCCTATTCTCTACCTCCATTTTCCCCTG GGTCAATTGAAGCTGTTTGGAACTATTACTTATCCTAAGAATAGGTACTTGTCCTTGCAATTCTCTAGAGGTGGCAAGAATGTTGTGTGTGAAGATTACTTTGACAACATG ATTGTGTTTTCTGAAGCATGGTGGATTGGTACGCAAGAAGAAAATCCAGAAGAAGTTCGGCTTGATTTTCCCAAGCAATTTCTTGAG GTACAAGGACAACAAGATGTATATGACTTCAAGGGTGGGGCAGGGGCAAGTGCAGTAGTCTCAGCAACTGTAAATAAGCAAGTTGTTCACAGAAGTGGCAAAAAATATGTAGAAGAGGAGTCTCCTGAAACTGAGCTTGAAGATAATTCATCAGATGATAAAAATGATCCGAAGGAAACAAAACCAGTTCGGCATTCTGAGAGGACTTCCACGAAAACTTTCAA GTTTGCAGATGTTTCTTCTGGAGAAGATTCCGTTGACGGTGATACAGATGATATAACTATGGAAGGAGAAGAGGAAAAGAAA GTAAAAACTATTACTTCTTCTACCATAGTCCTTGATTTTGACGATGAGAATTCCACCGAAGAGAATCATGAATCTGCCAAGGTGGATATCAAGTCTGAAAAGCTAAATGAGCCTGTTGTCTCAGCAAAAACATCTAAAGGAGACTCGAACTCTAATCATGGTTCACTAGTTCAAGCTACCATATCGACATTATTCAAAAAAGTTAATGATAAAAAGAAAGGGGAAGAAAAG AATGAGCCAAATAATTCAAGGAAGTCCTTATCCTCAAAAG TTTCTGGCCAAAAGTTGCAGCCTGGTAGGAAGAAGGATCAG GTCCGAGAACCTCTCAAAAGAGGAAAACTGGCTGAAGGGAGAAAAACTG GGACAGGAACtaaggaaaagaagaaaaaatatgaG GTTGACGAAGATGACATTGAAGAATTCTCAAGCTCAACTCAG
- the LOC126669128 gene encoding DNA-binding protein RHL1 isoform X2, whose product MVRPSSKNTNKITEEPPAAIERKRLKKLAFSNNLLSSTPPPLHTYSPLPPTKALLKHHGADILRKSQRKNRFLFSFPGLIAPIASGGKIGELKDLGTKNPILYLHFPLGQLKLFGTITYPKNRYLSLQFSRGGKNVVCEDYFDNMIVFSEAWWIGTQEENPEEVRLDFPKQFLEVQGQQDVYDFKGGAGASAVVSATVNKQVVHRSGKKYVEEESPETELEDNSSDDKNDPKETKPVRHSERTSTKTFKFADVSSGEDSVDGDTDDITMEGEEEKKVKTITSSTIVLDFDDENSTEENHESAKVDIKSEKLNEPVVSAKTSKGDSNSNHGSLVQATISTLFKKVNDKKKGEEKNEPNNSRKSLSSKVSGQKLQPGRKKDQVREPLKRGKLAEGRKTG is encoded by the exons ATGGTGAGACCGTCTTCTAAAAACACCAACAAAATTACAGAAGAACCACCGGCGGCCATCGAGAGAAAAAGATTGAAGAAACTGGCCTTCTCCAACAATTTACTATCCTCCACTCCTCCGCCACTTCATACCTATTCGCCGCTGCCACCCACCAAGGCTCTCTTGAAGCATCACGGCGCTGATATTCTGCGCAAATCCCAGAGAAAGAATCGCTTCCTCTTCTCATTTCCCGGTCTGATTGCTCCCATTGCTTCCGGTGGCAAGATTGGCGAACTCAAAGATTTAGGCACCAAAAACCCTATTCTCTACCTCCATTTTCCCCTG GGTCAATTGAAGCTGTTTGGAACTATTACTTATCCTAAGAATAGGTACTTGTCCTTGCAATTCTCTAGAGGTGGCAAGAATGTTGTGTGTGAAGATTACTTTGACAACATG ATTGTGTTTTCTGAAGCATGGTGGATTGGTACGCAAGAAGAAAATCCAGAAGAAGTTCGGCTTGATTTTCCCAAGCAATTTCTTGAG GTACAAGGACAACAAGATGTATATGACTTCAAGGGTGGGGCAGGGGCAAGTGCAGTAGTCTCAGCAACTGTAAATAAGCAAGTTGTTCACAGAAGTGGCAAAAAATATGTAGAAGAGGAGTCTCCTGAAACTGAGCTTGAAGATAATTCATCAGATGATAAAAATGATCCGAAGGAAACAAAACCAGTTCGGCATTCTGAGAGGACTTCCACGAAAACTTTCAA GTTTGCAGATGTTTCTTCTGGAGAAGATTCCGTTGACGGTGATACAGATGATATAACTATGGAAGGAGAAGAGGAAAAGAAA GTAAAAACTATTACTTCTTCTACCATAGTCCTTGATTTTGACGATGAGAATTCCACCGAAGAGAATCATGAATCTGCCAAGGTGGATATCAAGTCTGAAAAGCTAAATGAGCCTGTTGTCTCAGCAAAAACATCTAAAGGAGACTCGAACTCTAATCATGGTTCACTAGTTCAAGCTACCATATCGACATTATTCAAAAAAGTTAATGATAAAAAGAAAGGGGAAGAAAAG AATGAGCCAAATAATTCAAGGAAGTCCTTATCCTCAAAAG TTTCTGGCCAAAAGTTGCAGCCTGGTAGGAAGAAGGATCAG GTCCGAGAACCTCTCAAAAGAGGAAAACTGGCTGAAGGGAGAAAAACTG GTTGA
- the LOC126669128 gene encoding DNA-binding protein RHL1 isoform X3, translating to MVRPSSKNTNKITEEPPAAIERKRLKKLAFSNNLLSSTPPPLHTYSPLPPTKALLKHHGADILRKSQRKNRFLFSFPGLIAPIASGGKIGELKDLGTKNPILYLHFPLGQLKLFGTITYPKNRYLSLQFSRGGKNVVCEDYFDNMIVFSEAWWIGTQEENPEEVRLDFPKQFLEVQGQQDVYDFKGGAGASAVVSATVNKQVVHRSGKKYVEEESPETELEDNSSDDKNDPKETKPVRHSERTSTKTFKFADVSSGEDSVDGDTDDITMEGEEEKKVKTITSSTIVLDFDDENSTEENHESAKVDIKSEKLNEPVVSAKTSKGDSNSNHGSLVQATISTLFKKVNDKKKGEEKRAS from the exons ATGGTGAGACCGTCTTCTAAAAACACCAACAAAATTACAGAAGAACCACCGGCGGCCATCGAGAGAAAAAGATTGAAGAAACTGGCCTTCTCCAACAATTTACTATCCTCCACTCCTCCGCCACTTCATACCTATTCGCCGCTGCCACCCACCAAGGCTCTCTTGAAGCATCACGGCGCTGATATTCTGCGCAAATCCCAGAGAAAGAATCGCTTCCTCTTCTCATTTCCCGGTCTGATTGCTCCCATTGCTTCCGGTGGCAAGATTGGCGAACTCAAAGATTTAGGCACCAAAAACCCTATTCTCTACCTCCATTTTCCCCTG GGTCAATTGAAGCTGTTTGGAACTATTACTTATCCTAAGAATAGGTACTTGTCCTTGCAATTCTCTAGAGGTGGCAAGAATGTTGTGTGTGAAGATTACTTTGACAACATG ATTGTGTTTTCTGAAGCATGGTGGATTGGTACGCAAGAAGAAAATCCAGAAGAAGTTCGGCTTGATTTTCCCAAGCAATTTCTTGAG GTACAAGGACAACAAGATGTATATGACTTCAAGGGTGGGGCAGGGGCAAGTGCAGTAGTCTCAGCAACTGTAAATAAGCAAGTTGTTCACAGAAGTGGCAAAAAATATGTAGAAGAGGAGTCTCCTGAAACTGAGCTTGAAGATAATTCATCAGATGATAAAAATGATCCGAAGGAAACAAAACCAGTTCGGCATTCTGAGAGGACTTCCACGAAAACTTTCAA GTTTGCAGATGTTTCTTCTGGAGAAGATTCCGTTGACGGTGATACAGATGATATAACTATGGAAGGAGAAGAGGAAAAGAAA GTAAAAACTATTACTTCTTCTACCATAGTCCTTGATTTTGACGATGAGAATTCCACCGAAGAGAATCATGAATCTGCCAAGGTGGATATCAAGTCTGAAAAGCTAAATGAGCCTGTTGTCTCAGCAAAAACATCTAAAGGAGACTCGAACTCTAATCATGGTTCACTAGTTCAAGCTACCATATCGACATTATTCAAAAAAGTTAATGATAAAAAGAAAGGGGAAGAAAAG AGGGCTTCCTGA
- the LOC126669698 gene encoding F-box/kelch-repeat protein At5g42350-like, producing MFSKRLNGDASSLNTHFEALTVSQRLVRSVSHKLSKKNNRCEGEGDGNVKGISVRCLGRDGGCKVGVDTSDECGDPASRRRSSIASEEGKGYKPLCGNDEPGFDCFSYGVREKFWRKYNRKDFELEDSTQNSRLHMFVPDDILEMCLVRLPLTSLMNARLVCKKWRYLTTTPRFLHIRRESLYQNPWLFLFGAVKDDYCSGEIHVLDVFQDQWHRIDSDILKGRFMFSVASMLDEIYIVGGCSSLSHFGRVDRSSCRTHKGVLVFSPLTKSWRKVASMRYARSMPVLGASEVSSDYSISHSRQHRQERRFPRSRIGTASEVYEDPHQLSLRRHYRYAFDENEVSTSHSRKSHKFIRQKSNQPNAKSCKRFVLIAVGGLGSWDEPLDSGEIYDPISNKWTEIQKLPIDFGVVCSGVVCNGIFYVYSETDKLMGYDIERGFWIAIQTFPFPPRVNEYYPKLVSCTNRLFMLSVSWCEGDGQIGQRNKAVRKLWELDLMYLTWTEVSVHPDAPMDWNAAFVADKNLIFGVEMFKIFGQVLDFLTVCDVSDTGTNWSHISRNHMTHELDASSCITKSLAVLHL from the coding sequence ATGTTTTCTAAGAGATTGAATGGAGATGCATCTTCTCTTAATACACATTTTGAGGCTTTAACCGTCTCGCAGCGCCTCGTTAGAAGTGTTAGTCATAAGTTGAGTAAAAAGAACAATAGATGTGAAGGAGAGGGTGATGGTAATGTGAAGGGCATTTCTGTTAGATGTCTTGGTAGAGATGGAGGCTGTAAAGTTGGGGTTGATACCAGCGATGAATGTGGTGATCCCGCCAGTAGGAGAAGGTCGTCGATTGCTAGTGAGGAAGGAAAGGGATATAAGCCACTTTGTGGTAATGATGAACCGGGTTTTGATTGTTTCTCATATGGGGTTAGAGAGAAGTTTTGGAGGAAATATAATCGAAAAGATTTTGAACTTGAAGATTCCACACAGAATAGCCGGTTGCATATGTTTGTTCCTGATGATATATTGGAAATGTGTTTGGTGAGACTCCCACTAACCAGTCTTATGAATGCTCGACTTGTGTGTAAGAAGTGGAGATACTTGACAACCACTCCTCGATTCTTGCATATCAGACGGGAGAGTTTGTATCAAAATCCATGGCTGTTTCTATTTGGGGCCGTTAAAGACGACTACTGTTCTGGGGAGATACATGTTCTAGATGTATTTCAAGACCAGTGGCATAGGATTGATTCTGATATTCTAAAAGGACGGTTCATGTTCTCTGTTGCTAGTATGCTGGATGAGATTTATATCGTTGGAGGTTGTTCTAGCTTGAGCCATTTTGGGAGAGTTGATAGGAGCTCATGCAGGACTCACAAAGGGGTATTGGTGTTTAGTCCTTTAACTAAATCTTGGCGCAAGGTTGCTTCCATGAGGTATGCTAGATCAATGCCTGTTTTAGGAGCATCAGAAGTCAGCTCTGATTATTCAATCAGTCATAGTCGTCAGCACCGGCAAGAAAGGCGTTTTCCTAGGTCTCGAATTGGCACGGCGTCAGAGGTTTATGAGGATCCTCACCAGCTTTCTCTAAGACGTCATTACAGATATGCTTTTGACGAAAACGAGGTTTCAACATCGCATAGCAGAAAGTCACACAAGTTTATAAGACAAAAAAGTAATCAGCCAAATGCTAAAAGCTGTAAAAGGTTTGTTTTGATTGCTGTTGGAGGTCTTGGATCTTGGGATGAGCCTTTGGATTCTGGAGAAATTTATGATCCCATTTCAAATAAATGGACAGAAATCCAGAAGCTACCGATAGATTTTGGTGTTGTGTGCTCCGGGGTTGTATGTAATGGAATATTTTACGTTTACTCAGAGACTGACAAGCTAATGGGATATGACATAGAAAGGGGCTTCTGGatagcaatccaaacgtttccattccCCCCTCGTGTGAACGAGTATTACCCTAAACTCGTATCTTGTACTAATCGATTATTCATGCTTTCAGTCTCTTGGTGTGAAGGGGATGGTCAGATAGGCCAGAGAAACAAGGCTGTGAGGAAATTGTGGGAGCTAGATCTTATGTATCTTACCTGGACCGAAGTTTCTGTACATCCGGATGCCCCGATGGACTGGAATGCTGCATTTGTTGCAGATAAAAACCTTATTTTCGGGGTGGAAATGTTCAAAATCTTTGGCCAAGTGCTGGACTTTCTGACTGTATGTGATGTGTCGGACACAGGGACAAACTGGAGTCACATTTCGAGGAATCACATGACTCATGAATTGGATGCTTCTTCTTGCATTACTAAATCACTGGCTGTGCTTCATCTGTGA